The DNA segment GCGCAGATCGACAAGAGCCTGGACGAAGCCTCGACCACGCTGCGCGCCCGCAGCTCCACCACGCTGAGGCGTGTCGTGCTGCCGCTGCTCAAGCCCGCCCTGGTCTCGGCGCTGGTCTATTCCTTCGTGCGCTCGATGACCGCGGTCAGCGCCGTGATCTTCCTGGTCTCGGCCGAGTACAACCTTTCCACCGCCTATATCATCGGGCGCGTCGAAGCCGGCGAGTTCGGCCTCGCCATCGCCTATTCCTCGGTGCTGATCGTGTTCATGGCGCTCGGCATCGGGCTCATCCAGTTCAGCGTCGGCGAGCGCAGGCTCGGCCGGCGCGCCCGCGGGCGCACCATCGCCGCGCCGAGCCCCGCCCCCGCGATCGGATAAGGACGCAAGGACTTTAAGATGGCCAAGGCCGGACCCGCTTCCGTCGAATTCCGCAACGTCTCGATGCGCTATGGCGCGGTGACGGCGGTCGACAACATCAGCTTCACCATCGAGGCCGGCAAGCTCGTGACGCTGCTCGGCCCCTCCGGCTGCGGCAAGACCACGACCTTGCGCATGATCGCCGGCCTCGAGATCGCCAGCGAGGGCCAGATCCTGATCGGCGGCAAGGACGTCACCAAGCTCTCGGCCGCCGACCGCGACGTCTCGATGGTGTTCCAGTCCTATGCGCTCTTCCCGCATATGAGCGTGCTCGACAACGCGGCTTACGGCCCGACCGTGAAGGGGCTCGGCAAGGACGAGGCCAAGCGGATGGCGCTCGAGAAGCTCGCGCTGGTCGGCCTGAAGGGTTTCGAGGACCGCTACCCCTCCGAGCTCTCCGGCGGCCAGCAGCAGCGCGTCGCGGTGGCGCGCGCCCTCGTGCTCGAGCCGCAGGTGCTGCTCTTCGACGAGCCGCTCTCCAACCTCGACGCCAAGCTGCGCCGGCGCGTGCGCGAGGAGATCCGCGAGTTGCAGCAGAACCTCGACCTGACCGTGGCCTATGTCACCCACGACCAGGAGGAGGCGCTCGCCGTCTCCGACCGCATCATCGTGATGTCCAACGCCCGGATCGCGCAGGAAGGCGCGCCGCGCGACCTCTACGAGCAGCCGGCGAACCCCTTCGTCGCCGACTTCATCGGCGACGCCAACCTCGTCGATGCCACGGTGAAGGCGGTGGCCGAGGGCCGCGCCGAGGTCGCCATCGGCCCGGCGGCGCTCGGCCTGCCGGCGCGCGGTCTGAGCCCCGGCCCGGCCAAGGTCGCGATCCGGCCGGAGGCGCTCATCATCGGCGCGGTCGGGCAGGCCGGCGCGCTGCCCGGCACGATCCGCAAATGCGCCTATCTCGGCAATCACCTCGACATCATGGTCGAGACCGAGGTCGGCGAGCTCTTCGTCGTGCAATACGGCGCCCGCGAGATGCTGGAGCCGGGCGCACCCGTCTCGGTCTCCTTCGCCAAATCGGGCGTGACGCTGATCCCGCCGGCCTGAGCCGGCGTGGACCGTTGCCATACGATCGTCATTCCGGGGCTTCGCTTAAGCGAAGAACCCGGAACCCACGACCGGGTGGACCGCTCGCAACCGGGCATTTGAATGTTTCACCCGGTCGTGGGTTCCGGGTTCGCGCCTGTGGCGCGCCCCGGAATGACAGCGGTGGCGCCGACCGGGCATGATCCGGCGACTGCCCACGTCACCTGAAGCCCGCACAATGACGGGGGCGCGGCACATGCCCCATTCTCAGCACTTTCAGCGTGTATTTCTGTTGAGTTGGCTAATCAAAAATTGGTAGGTTTGGCCGAAGATCATCACCTGAATCGGGGAAAGACCGCACGAAAATGGCGACCGGCGAAAGCGCGACCAATATCCTGATCCACCTCGTCGGCGGCGTGGCATTACTGATCTGGGCGGTCAGGCTGGTGCGGACCGGCGCGATGCGCGCCTTCGGCTCACAGCTCCGGCAGGCGCTGCAGGGCTTCACCCGCAACCGCTTCGCCGCCTTCGCCAGCGGCGCCGCCGTGACCATGGTGCTGCAGAGCTCGACGGCGACGACGCTGCTCGTCTCCTCCTTCGCGGGGCAGGCGCTGATCGTGCCGGCCATGGCGCTCGCCGTCCTGCTCGGGGCCAATCTCGGCACGGCGCTCGCCGCCTTCGTCATCTCGATGGATCTCGGCTGGCTCTGGGGGATCTGCGTCGCGGTCGGCGTCGCGATGTATCTCTCCAGCGAGGCGATGGAGCGGCCGCGCAATATCGGCCGCGTGCTGGTCGGCATCGGCCTGATCCTGCTCTCGCTGATCGAGCTCAACACGGCCGCGGCCCCGCTCGCGCAGTCGCCGACCTTCCGCATGGTGCTGGCCGCCATGGGCTCGGAGCCGCTGCTCGGCATTCTCGCGGCCGTCGCCGCGACCTGGATCGTGCACTCCAGCATCGCCATCATCCTGCTCGTGGCGACCTTCGCGGCATCCGGCCTGTTCCCGCCGGCGACCGCGCTGACGCTGGTCATCGGCGCCAATCTCGGCAATGCGCTGATCCCGGTGCTGGACCAGCTCGGCGCCCCCGCCGCCCAGCGCCGCGCCGCCGTCGGCAACCTCATGACCCGGCTCGCGCTGGCGCTGGCGGTGCTGCCCTTCGTCGGCCCGCTGTCGAGCTGGCTCATCGGCTTCGCCTCGAGCGAGGGCCGGCTCGCCATCGAGTTCCACGTGCTGCTGAACTTCGTCGGCGCCGTAATCTTCCTGCCCTTCGTCAAGCCGATTTCGGCGCTGGTCGAGCGCTTCATGCCCGGCAAGGCGGACAAGGCGGAAGCCGTGACGCCGCGTTATCTCGACCCCAACGCGCTCGACAGCCCGACCGAGGCGCTCGCCGGCGCGATGCGCGAGGCGCTGCGCCTCGGCGACCGTGTCGAGGCCATGCTGCGCGACACCATGACGCTGCTGGAGAAGGACGAGCTCAAGCTCTCTCGCGCCATCGCCCAGGCCGATGACGGCGTCGACACCATCCACGAATCGATCAAGCTCTATCTGGTCAAGGTCTCGCGCAACGAATTGACCGAGGAGGAGAGCCGGCGCCTGTTCGAGATCATCACCCTGATCACCAATCTGGAGCATATCGGCGACATCATCGACAAGAACCTGCGCGAGCTCGCCGAGAAGAAGATCCGCAAGCGCTACTCCTTCTCGCCGGAAGGGCTGGCCGAGATCCGCGATTTCCACCACCGCGTCGCCTCGGCGCTGGCGCTGGCGCTCAACGTCTTCGCCACGCGCGATCTCGTGCTCGCCCGCCAACTCTTCGCCGACAAGGCGGCGATGCGCGAGGCCGAGCGCCATGCCAGCGACAGCCATTTCCAGCGCCTGCGCTCGGGGCGGCCGGAATCGATCGAGACCAGCGCGATCCATCTCGACATCATCCGCGACCTCAAGCGCATCCACGGACATATCGTCTCGATCGCCTATCCGATCCTGGAAAGCGCCAACGAGCTGCGCGACAGCCGCCTGCGCGAGACCAAGGAGGCGGCTGAGCAGCGCGAGATGCCCTCGGTGCTGATCCCGGCCCCGCATTCTGGCCGGTAGGGCAGCGCCTCAGCGCGGCGCGGCCAGGATGACCGCGGCGCCGGCGAGGCAGATGGCGCCGCCGGTCAGGTCCCAGCGATCGGGCCTGACGCCCTCGACCGCCCAGAGCCAGCCGAGCGAGGCGGCGATATAGACCCCGCCATAAGCGGCGAAGGCACGGCCCGCCGCCGCGCTCTCGACCAGCGTCAAGAGCCAGGCGAACAACCCGAGCGAGACGAAGCCCGGCAGCAGCCACCAGACCGGCTTGCCGAGCCTGAGCCAGCCCCAGAAGGCGAAGCAGCCGGCGATCTCGCCAAGCGCGGCACCGATATAGGCGGCGATGGTGGGCATGGCGTCGTCCAGGCGGGCGCGAATGAGGTTCCCTCGCGGGAGGCCCCAGTCTAAGCCCTGATTGCACCACACGAGCAAGAGCGGGATATGTCGGCAAAGACCATCGCCATCATCGGTGCCGGCCCGGCCGGGCTGATCGCCGCCGAGCGGCTGGCCGGCGCCGGGCATCGCGTCACGCTCTACGAGCGCATGGCCTCGCCCGCCCGCAAATTCCTGCTCGCCGGGCGCGGCGGCCTCAACCTCACCCATTCCGAGCCCTTCGAAGCCTTTCTGGGCCGTTATCGCGAGGCGGCGGGCTGGCTCGAAGCGCCCTTGCGCGCCTTCCCGCCGCAGGCGCTGCGCGACTGGGCGGACGGGCTCGGCGCAGAAACCTTCACCGGCTCGAGCGGGCGCGTCTTTCCGCGCGCGATGAAGGCCTCGCCCCTGCTGCGCGCCTGGCTCGGCCGGCTCGAACCACTGGGCGTCGGGCTGGCACCCGGCCGGCTCTGGAGCGGATGGAGCGCCGACGGCGCCCTGACCTTCAGCCTCGCCTCCGGCGGAACCGAAACCGCCCGCCCCGATGCGACGCTGCTGGCGCTGGGCGGCGCGAGCTGGCCGAGGCTCGGCTCCGATGGCGGCTGGGTCGCGCTGCTGGAAAGGCGCGGCGTTACGATCACTCCGCTCCGGCCGGCCAATGGCGGCTTCACCGTCGCCTGGTCGCAGCCGCTGCGGGAGCGCTTCGCCGGCCAGCCGCTGAAGCGCATCGTCATCCGCCATGCCGGGGAAGAAGCCGCCGGCGAGGCGATGATCGATGCGGACGGCATCGAAGGCGGCGCGATCTATGCGCTCTCGGCGCCGATCCGCGAGGCGTTTCAGCGTGACGGCGCCGCCGTGATCCGGATCGACCTCAGGCCCGATCTCACGGCGGCGGAGCTCGCCGCCCGCCTCGCCCGGCGCCGCAAGGGCGAGACGCTGAGCAACCATCTGCGCAAGGCGGCGGGTCTGGCCCCGGCCGCGATCGCCCTCATGCGCGACGCAAGCCGCGCGGCACTTCCCGCCGAACCGGAGGCGCTGGCCGCCCTGATCAAGGCGGCGCCGCTCAGCCTCGCCGCCCCGATGCCGATCGCCCGCGCCATCTCGAGCGCCGGCGGCATCGCCCGCGACGAACTCGACGACCGCTTCATGCTGAAACGCCTGCCGGGCGTCTTCGCGGCGGGCGAGATGCTGGACTGGGAGGCGCCGACCGGCGGCTATCTGCTGCAGGCGAGCTTCGCCACCGGCGTCGCCGCGGCGGCCGGCATGGCGGCGTGGCTCACCGGGCGCTGAGCCCTCCTGCCACCTCCCGTCACCAATCGCATCGGGGTGGGACTCAATCCCCTCGCATCGCGCGGCGTTCGGGCCCATATTGCGGGCATGCCGAAAAGCCCCGACACCATCGCGACCAGGCCGAAAGCCGTGAAGAAGCCGTCCTCGGCCCGCACGCCGAAGTCCAAGGCGACGAAGCCCGAGCTGAAGCCGCTCGAAGGCTATCTCGCCGATCTTTTGAACCCCGCGATCAACCGCGGCACGGCGGTGCCGGGCGGCGCCGCCGGCTTCGGGCCTACGGACGAAGACAGCGGCAAGAAGCGCAAGCTCTCGAAGAAGGCCGATTCCGCCTTCGACCCCGGCAGCGACAGCGCCGCGGCGCTGACCGCGCAATCGCTCCAGCATCTGCTCGACACCGGCAGCCCCTTCATCCAGCCCGGCAAGCCCTGGACGCCGCACCGGCCCGAGCGGCCGGAGAAATCGGAAGGCGGCATCCGCTTCCTGATGAAATCCGATTTCTCGCCCTCCGGCGACCAGCCCACCGCGATCGCCGACCTCGTCGACGGCATCCGCCGGCAGGAGCGCGACCAGGTCCTGCTCGGCGTCACCGGCTCCGGAAAAACCTTCACCATGGCCAAGGTGATCGAGGAGACGCAGCGCCCGGCGCTGATCCTCGCCCCGAACAAGACGCTCGCGGCCCAGCTCTACGGCGAGTTCAAGAGCTTCTTCCCCGACAACGCGGTCGAGTACTTCGTCTCCTATTACGACTATTACCAGCCGGAGGCCTATGTCCCGCGCTCGGACACCTATATCGAGAAGGAATCCTCGATCAACGAGCAGATCGACCGGATGCGCCACGCCGCGACGCGCTCGCTCCTCGAACGCGACGACGTGATCATCGTAGCCAGCGTCTCCTGCATCTACGGTATCGGCTCGGTCGAGACCTATACGGCGATGACCTTCTCGGTGAAGCTCGGCGAACGCATCGAGCAGCGCCAGCTCATCGCC comes from the Bosea sp. (in: a-proteobacteria) genome and includes:
- a CDS encoding ABC transporter ATP-binding protein, which codes for MAKAGPASVEFRNVSMRYGAVTAVDNISFTIEAGKLVTLLGPSGCGKTTTLRMIAGLEIASEGQILIGGKDVTKLSAADRDVSMVFQSYALFPHMSVLDNAAYGPTVKGLGKDEAKRMALEKLALVGLKGFEDRYPSELSGGQQQRVAVARALVLEPQVLLFDEPLSNLDAKLRRRVREEIRELQQNLDLTVAYVTHDQEEALAVSDRIIVMSNARIAQEGAPRDLYEQPANPFVADFIGDANLVDATVKAVAEGRAEVAIGPAALGLPARGLSPGPAKVAIRPEALIIGAVGQAGALPGTIRKCAYLGNHLDIMVETEVGELFVVQYGAREMLEPGAPVSVSFAKSGVTLIPPA
- a CDS encoding Na/Pi cotransporter family protein; the encoded protein is MATGESATNILIHLVGGVALLIWAVRLVRTGAMRAFGSQLRQALQGFTRNRFAAFASGAAVTMVLQSSTATTLLVSSFAGQALIVPAMALAVLLGANLGTALAAFVISMDLGWLWGICVAVGVAMYLSSEAMERPRNIGRVLVGIGLILLSLIELNTAAAPLAQSPTFRMVLAAMGSEPLLGILAAVAATWIVHSSIAIILLVATFAASGLFPPATALTLVIGANLGNALIPVLDQLGAPAAQRRAAVGNLMTRLALALAVLPFVGPLSSWLIGFASSEGRLAIEFHVLLNFVGAVIFLPFVKPISALVERFMPGKADKAEAVTPRYLDPNALDSPTEALAGAMREALRLGDRVEAMLRDTMTLLEKDELKLSRAIAQADDGVDTIHESIKLYLVKVSRNELTEEESRRLFEIITLITNLEHIGDIIDKNLRELAEKKIRKRYSFSPEGLAEIRDFHHRVASALALALNVFATRDLVLARQLFADKAAMREAERHASDSHFQRLRSGRPESIETSAIHLDIIRDLKRIHGHIVSIAYPILESANELRDSRLRETKEAAEQREMPSVLIPAPHSGR
- a CDS encoding YnfA family protein, encoding MPTIAAYIGAALGEIAGCFAFWGWLRLGKPVWWLLPGFVSLGLFAWLLTLVESAAAGRAFAAYGGVYIAASLGWLWAVEGVRPDRWDLTGGAICLAGAAVILAAPR
- a CDS encoding TIGR03862 family flavoprotein, which encodes MSAKTIAIIGAGPAGLIAAERLAGAGHRVTLYERMASPARKFLLAGRGGLNLTHSEPFEAFLGRYREAAGWLEAPLRAFPPQALRDWADGLGAETFTGSSGRVFPRAMKASPLLRAWLGRLEPLGVGLAPGRLWSGWSADGALTFSLASGGTETARPDATLLALGGASWPRLGSDGGWVALLERRGVTITPLRPANGGFTVAWSQPLRERFAGQPLKRIVIRHAGEEAAGEAMIDADGIEGGAIYALSAPIREAFQRDGAAVIRIDLRPDLTAAELAARLARRRKGETLSNHLRKAAGLAPAAIALMRDASRAALPAEPEALAALIKAAPLSLAAPMPIARAISSAGGIARDELDDRFMLKRLPGVFAAGEMLDWEAPTGGYLLQASFATGVAAAAGMAAWLTGR